The DNA window AGCCAAAGTCCATGCCGGCATGAGACCTTGGCGATTGCTATATACATAGATCACAGGTTATTATCTGGTCAAATATCTTCCGTGGATAGAGGAATCAGAAAGAAATATGTTTTTTAGAGTCTTTAAAAAAGAGGTTATGGATGATATAATGGCAAAAGGAATAAAAGCCTGATGCTATTCGGAGACTAGAAGGAGGACATGAGAATGTATAACGAATTTGGTGGAACTTTAAGTAATCTTGCATTGGCGAAACACAGAAAAAGCCGTGCGATCAATGCGGAAAATCCAAGAGGAGAAAAAGGAAAAGGCGGTATGGCAGCCAGTGATCTCGGACCTTCCAGAAAAGGAAGCCCGTGTCTTAGAGATATCGCAAGTGGTCAGACAGTGACACTGGCAGAGATTGAAGGACCTGGTGCGATCAACCATATCTGGATTACCGTGGATGCAAAAACCACAGACGCAGATTGCTTTGTATTGAGAGATCTGGTTCTTCGTATGTACTGGGATGATGAAGAGGAACCGTCTGTAGAAAGTCCGCTGGGAGACTTTTTCTGTTGTGGTTTTGGTAGAGAATGTAATGTAAATTCTATGCCGATTGCGGTAGTGCCAAGCAGAGGATTGAATTGTTATTTCCAGATGCCTTTCAGAAAAAAAGCAAGAATCACTCTGGAAAATCAGCATGCCAATCCAATTCCTGCATTCTTCTATCAGGTGGATTACTGCCTGTATGATGAAGGACTGCCGGAGGATATCGCTTACTTCCATGCACAGTGGAGAAGAGAAAAGATCACCCAGCTGAAGAAAGATTATGTAATCCTTGATAATGTCAAAGGAAAGGGTCACTATGTAGGTACTTATATGGCACTGACAACACTGGAACGTTACTGGTGGGGTGAAGGCGAAGTTAAATTCTATATTGACGGAGATGAGGAATATCCAACTATTTGCGGAACGGGAACAGAAGATTATTTCGGTGGTTCCTGGAGCTTTGCGAAACAGGTAGATGGTAAGACGGTGGAACAGAATTATTGCACACCTTATCTGGGATATCCGTATTATTCTTCTCACGATGAGTTGATTCACAATTTCTATCACAATGATGACTGTATGCCGATGAGAGGTTTTTACCGCTGGCATATTCAGGATCCGATCTGTTTTGATGAGGATCTGAAAGTGACGATCCAGCAGATCGGTGTAGGC is part of the Blautia faecicola genome and encodes:
- a CDS encoding glycoside hydrolase family 172 protein; this translates as MYNEFGGTLSNLALAKHRKSRAINAENPRGEKGKGGMAASDLGPSRKGSPCLRDIASGQTVTLAEIEGPGAINHIWITVDAKTTDADCFVLRDLVLRMYWDDEEEPSVESPLGDFFCCGFGRECNVNSMPIAVVPSRGLNCYFQMPFRKKARITLENQHANPIPAFFYQVDYCLYDEGLPEDIAYFHAQWRREKITQLKKDYVILDNVKGKGHYVGTYMALTTLERYWWGEGEVKFYIDGDEEYPTICGTGTEDYFGGSWSFAKQVDGKTVEQNYCTPYLGYPYYSSHDELIHNFYHNDDCMPMRGFYRWHIQDPICFDEDLKVTIQQIGVGYRGFFERQDDVASVAYWYQAEPHNSFPELPGKEDRWPR